Proteins from one Triticum aestivum cultivar Chinese Spring chromosome 7A, IWGSC CS RefSeq v2.1, whole genome shotgun sequence genomic window:
- the LOC123154857 gene encoding cytochrome P450 71A1 produces the protein MPFPLPLATLQVATLILVVSCSLLLLSRTQTKKHPADRRLPPSPPCLPIVGNLHQLSALPHRALHALAVAHGPVMLLHLGRVPTLVVSSADAAREVLQLQDHAFANRPSLAIPRRLLYGCTDIAFAPHGAYWRSVRKLAVLHLLSPGRVHAYRSVREEEVAKLVRRVEEEQAHGGGVVRLSELLGGFAMDVNGRIVLGVRASGAAGWRAKVDALLEEANALLGAFHVGDYFPWLAWVATVDGTDAKVSRAFERIDRILEEIVDVAASTGVGGCRCEDKAFVHVLLSLQRESSETGFRLSRNNVKALLEDLFGAGTDSTIIVLEWVMAELLRNKPVMQKLQQEIRRHYTKTSHFLMITEQDLPVMEYLGAVIKETMRLHPPGPLLVPRESMQHARVQDYHVPSGTRVIVNAWAIGRDPAAWEHAGEFWPERFINSKVDFRGQHSQLIPFGAGRRMCPGIGFTTTVVELTLANLVGHFDWAVPPSVVVDMEEAPGITSRKRVPIYAVATGALHE, from the exons ATGCCATTCCCACTACCACTAGCCACACTGCAAGTTGCCACGCTAATCCTGGTCGTGTCGTGCTCACTACTGCTGCTATCGCGTACGCAAACCAAGAAGCATCCCGCCGACCGACGACTCCCGCCCTCGCCGCCATGCCTGCCCATCGTCGGCAACCTCCACCAACTCAGCGCGCTCCCACACCGCGCCCTGCACGCGCTCGCCGTGGCGCACGGACCCGTCATGCTGCTCCACCTCGGCCGCGTACCAACCCTGGTCGTCTCCTCCGCCGACGCGGCGAGAGAAGTGCTGCAGCTGCAGGACCATGCCTTCGCCAACCGGCCGTCCCTCGCCATCCCGAGACGGCTCCTCTACGGCTGCACCGACATCGCCTTCGCGCCCCACGGTGCCTACTGGCGGAGCGTGCGCAAGCTCGCCGTGCTCCACCTCCTGAGCCCCGGCAGGGTGCACGCCTACCGCAGCGTGCGCGAGGAGGAGGTGGCGAAGCTGGTCCGGAGGGTGGAGGAGGAGCAAGCGCATGGCGGCGGCGTGGTGCGGCTCAGCGAGCTCCTCGGCGGCTTCGCCATGGACGTGAACGGGCGGATAGTGCTCGGGGTGCGCGCCTCGGGCGCAGCCGGGTGGCGCGCCAAGGTGGacgcgctgctggaggaggccaACGCGCTGCTCGGGGCGTTCCACGTCGGCGACTACTTCCCGTGGCTGGCGTGGGTGGCCACCGTGGACGGGACGGACGCCAAGGTGAGCAGGGCGTTCGAGAGGATCGATCGGATCCTCGAGGAGATCGTCGACGTTGCCGCGAGCACCGGCGTGGGAGGTTGCCGTTGCGAGGACAAGGCGTTCGTGCATGTGCTGCTGTCGCTTCAGAGAGAATCGAGCGAGACAGGGTTTCGCTTGAGCAGGAACAACGTCAAGGCACTACTAGAG GATTTGTTTGGAGCAGGGACTGACTCGACCATCATCGTCCTCGAATGGGTCATGGCTGAGCTACTCCGCAACAAGCCAGTGATGCAAAAGCTACAACAAGAAATCAGGCGACACTATACCAAGACTAGCCACTTTTTAATGATTACTGAGCAGGACCTTCCGGTGATGGAGTACCTTGGGGCTGTTATCAAGGAGACGATGCGGTTGCACCCGCCTGGGCCTCTTCTTGTTCCCCGTGAGTCTATGCAACACGCGAGGGTCCAAGACTACCACGTCCCTAGTGGGACTCGGGTCATTGTGAATGCATGGGCCATCGGGAGAGACCCGGCGGCATGGGAGCATGCAGGCGAGTTCTGGCCAGAGCGGTTTATCAACAGCAAGGTGGACTTTCGCGGGCAACATTCCCAACTCATACCTTTTGGTGCAGGTAGGAGGATGTGCCCCGGGATAGGGTTCACAACCACTGTCGTGGAGCTCACGCTTGCTAACCTTGTGGGGCACTTCGACTGGGCGGTTCCACCGTCAGTGGTGGTGGATATGGAAGAGGCGCCAGGAATCACGTCACGGAAGAGGGTGCCAATTTATGCCGTGGCAACAGGGGCACTTCATGAGTAA